aaaaaaaggaaggtaTATGtcaattgaaaaataatcaaaccaaatgtaaaaaaaaaagtatatgctaaaaaaaaaatgtacatGCTGCATTATGTTGTTTTTTGCGAAAAATAGGTCCTGAAATGGGCTACTATTATTAGTGGGCCAAACCTTGCGATCCAATTCCCTAATGACGGTATAGGGCGTGCACTGGTGGAAGACTAGctattgatttatatatgtttggaGTTTGgactaaaataaatagaaatatctGTATtccaattatatataaaaaattctcATCGTCTTTGATATAtagaaagtttttaaaatttcagtttcacaGATGTTACCAGTTCTAGTTTTATAAGCTTATGCTAATTATCTGATCAATGCAAACAAAAGTtgacaataataaaatgaagtctttttttttccgcaaaataaaatgaagtcAAATATGGTATATTCCTACTATAAATATAGACTAAGACTCGTGAATAATACTCGAATCAGTCTCTGAGGTTttgctggaaaaaaaaaccgaaGAGCTCAAAACAGAGTGCGTTTGTTTCTGGGAATCTTGAAGCCTCTCACTTGCGAAGACGAAGCTTGCTTGTTAGGtagttatcttcttcttcttcttcgtttcaaTTCCTTTTTCGTTCATCTGAAATGTGAAATCATGTGACGTGACGATTGGGTTAACGATCGAATTTCGTATATGATTCTTTTCTAGTTTCTTTAATCAGCAAgtcttgttgttttctttcaatcGAGACTGATTCTAGATGTTCTTAAGGATCTTGTTCGATGAAATTTACATGAATCTGTATTCTAGAAGATGAACTTTGCATGAATCATCCATATCGACGAACtgatcttgttgttgttatggATTAAGTTTCTTGAGATACAAGAAAGGCTTCAATGACCAATCTGATCTGTTTTGATGAACACAAATCTTTATCTTTGAACAATGGATTAGGTCAATTTCACACCATGGCTGGAGGAAGTAAATCACCGGCGTCATCTTTGGAAGATGGAAAGGCATACGTCAATGCTGTGAAGGTCGCATTGGAGGAAGCGGAACCTGCAAAATATCAAGAGTTTCTAAGACTCTTTCATGAGGTGATAGCGCGAAGGTGTGTTTGGTTTGCTCTTAAACAGTCTAAAGAACAAAGACACATGTGAGAATTGATtctaatgttatttttatctttgtaGGATGGGTATGGCTACTTTCAGTGCACGCATGCAGGACCTCTTGAAAGATCACCCGAGTCTGTGTCTTGGTTTAAATGTCATGCTTGCACCTGAGTATCAGAGAGCCATCCCTCCCGAGGCTAGCGAAGAGTTTCATAAGGTGGTTGGAAGAAGCGTACCACGTCCGGAGCCTACCATAGATGATGCGACTTCATACCTCATTGCTGTGAAGGAAGCATTTCATGATGAACCTGCAAAATATGAGGAAATGCTTAAGCTCTTGAATGATTTTAAAGCTCGCAGGTATGTATTAGTTCTTTTCTCCatgttatgtttgattttctcaGTCTACAGAACAAATACATTATGTAAATTGATTCTGATGTTACTAAGTCTCTTTGTAGAGTCAATGCCGCTAGTGTCATTGCTAGGGTGGAGGAACTCATGAAAGATCACTCGAATCtgctttttggtttctgtgtCTTCCTTTCAGCTACAACGAGTTTTACCACGAAGCTTAAGGTATAGAGTGCTTATAGGTACCATTTGATATTTCCTATATGTTCACTTGCGGTTTAAGTAACAAAATTGTCCATATGCAGGCAAAGTTTCAGGGCGATGGTAGTCAAGTAGTTGACTCAGTTCTTCAGATAATGAGAATGTACGGTGAGGGAAACAAGTCCAAACATGATGCGTATCAGGAGGTAGGCTTCTTGGTAGGATactttgtgttgtgtgttgcACTTTCTTAgttctttggtttcatttGCTTTGTTATCTTTTGCAGATCGTTGCACTTGTTCAGGGTCATGACGATTTAGTCATGGAGCTTTCACAAATTTTCACTGATCCATCTACTAGAGTCTAGAGATGACTAAGGACGGTACTGGAAGGCTTCTAACGAAAAGAGAgtgattttagttttcttttgcaaaCATTTGAGTTTGGTTTGATTAACATGACATTCACAAATATGCTATGCTTCTATGTTGAGGTATATTGTACAATGAATTGGCGTATAAGAGACTAAAAGAGAGTGtatagtttcttttgttgaggTTTCTTTgatatcaaatgttttttcactaaataaatatttcctCGTTACCAAGAAGACATGAGATTTGGGCCGTGTAGATATTTTTTGGGTCGTGTTTGCATAAGAAACTGAGAGGggaaacactaaaaaaacagagttcagctagaaacaaaaacagagaggaagagagcCCAAACTTACGCCTGGCCAAAAAATACagagcaaaacaaacaaagtcaAGTAATtctaataacaaatatattttctaatttaagtAAACCTTATATGAATTACGAAATtgataataagattttatagaaaaaaattaaattcaatatttatatctctaatttaaatatgttttgtatattttttaaaacaagatttggactaaattaatacaaatatcTGCATTCTAATCATAAAACTTTCTCATCATATgtctttaatttatagaaagcttttaaatttcattttcacaGATTTTACCAATTATATACTTTTGCAACTAAAAAAACCAGAAGACTGCAGTGTAAAAGCTAATGCTAAGATTTTACTAATTATCTGCTcaatacaaacacaaatcgATAATAAAGCTCTTTACATACAAACACCGGATTCTACTATCGATGATGCGGATGCGGTTACATACATCAATGCTGTGAAGGAAGCATTTCATGATGAACCTGCCAAGTATGACGTGTTTTTAAAGCTCTTTACTGACGTTCGCGTCCATATATAGATATGAgttgttttctctcttgttaTGTTTGGCATGCTCATCATTTCATAAGTACCAATCCACAGAACAAACACACTACGTGAACTGATCCTGATGTTACTAAGGTCTCTTTTTGTAGAGTGTATGTCGCTAGTGACATTTCTAGAACGAAGGAACTCATCAAAGATCACGAGAATCTGCTTCTTCGTTTAAATGCCTTCCTTTCCAGCTGAGACTCAGAGAGTCCTACATCCCAATATTGAGCAACGGGCTGCATCTGATGATAACAAAAGAAGTTCCTTGTAGACTGACAAAACATAAGCACCTATGTGCTTTGATTGAGCTTTGAACCCACAAGAGCCAAGATTTAGCTAATACTACATATGAACCAATTGCTTCCTCTACTAGGAGCTGTACCAAATCTTATTATCACTGTACAAAGTTTCATAttgttaaaaactaatttacaCAAGATTACTTACaacaaataaagttaaaacaaaaatagattaTAGAGTTTGGAATTGGTAACTAAACCAATTGAGAGAACATGGAAATAACATTCTCTAGTCTAGTCCGTCCATGTTTGGTGGTGGTACAGTATGAGAATTTTGCACGTGAGAAAGCGCGTGTGCTAAAAAGCGAGTGAGCATTAAAGACACGAATAAAAAACCAGACATAAAAAGCCAAAAagtttctctttaaaaaaccattaaaaagGACCCAAAAGTTAAAGAAACGATATATTCGAGGCAAAAGTAGAATTATCATCACATAATAATTTCGCTACGttgaaaaaaaagtgaataaaaaaatgaaatgatattTTCAGTTGTACgctcttctcttccttataTCTTCCGCTTCACTTCACACCAAAATCACCACCTCTCACAAACCCTAGTTCCTCCTCTCTCTCATTTCTCGGAGATATTCACCAGAGCAATAACCATGGACGCTAAAGAAACCTCTGCCACCGATTTGAAAAGACCGAGAGAAGAGGATGATAACGGCGGCGCCGCTACCATGGAGACGGAGAACGGAGATCAGAAAAAGGAACCTGCTTGTTTCTCCACTGTTATTCCTGGGTGGTTCTCTGAAATGAGTCCTATGTGGCCAGGTCTTGTttccttcctctctctctctcaaaaaacaaattctgggttcttaaattaaaaagctgattttttttttcattggtttgATGATGCAGGAGAGGCACACTCATTGAAGGttgagaaagttttgtttcaagGGAAATCAGATTATCAGGATGTTATTGTTTTCCAggtaacaaaaataagaatcatttctctgttttttcctaACTTATTTGTCTGTGATTATACTTATAAAGACTTGTTTTTTATGTGTTGGTTAGTCTGCAACATATggaaaagttttggttttggatggAGTAATCCAACTTACGGAGAGAGATGAATGTGCTTATCAGGAAATGATCACTCATCTTCCTTTGTGTTCTATCCCTAACCCTAAGAAGGTATACAATCAATCCTTTTGCTAGATTCTGTGACCTTgattgtgttgtgttgtgggTAATCAAAAGTTTATAGCTTTGGAATGTAATGAAAGGTCTTTCTTGAAGTTTGCATTTTTCTTCTCCGGTAAAGTAGGATGATGAAATCATTAGTTATGGAGAAATAGAGAAACCAGAGTTCCTTTTATTAGATGTGTATATAGAAACTACTTGAGTTGGCATTAATGATTACATTCCAGGGTGGTGATAGGAATGTCCACTAGAGAAAAGGTTCATGATCAccattttttgctttttatatgTACAAACTTTGATGGCCTCCTGAGAAAAAAAGGTACATAGTCCCATGTTCCCTTCTGGCAAAGTTAGAGAACTCAAGTAACTTTATTGGGTTATAATAATGATTCGGAAGAAACTTATTTCAATGGGCTTAAATGATTAGTCTTTAGCTTGTTATTGGGGGACTTGGTTCAGAAAAGGTTAGATAATCAAGCTTCTTACATTCAGAATTGCTTTTGCTCCCAAGTATCAGAATTGGGTAGTCTAACTATTTTGGGTTATGGTAAAGTGGGTCAGCTAAAAATGCTGTTTTTGCTTTTAGCTAGTAAAGCTATAAGCCAGAGTGTATCTGATCAATGCCTTTCTAGTTCTTCCATAGGTTTTGGTCAttggaggaggagatggagGTGTCCTGCGGGAAGTTGCACGCCATGCTTCTATTGAGCAGATTGACATGTGTGAAATTGATAAAATGGTGGTCGACGTGAGTGGTCACTTACTTTTCacctttccttcttctctatttcGATAGATAAATACCTTGTTATCTAATTTGTTTCCACCTACTGGTAATTTTCAGGTGTCTAAGCAATTTTTCCCTGATGTAGCAATTGGATATGAGGATCCTCGCGTGAACCTTGTCATTGGCGATGGTACAATACTGCcgcttttttctctctttctgaAACATTATGTAGTTATGTTGAACACATTTTGCCGTTTCAAACTGATCGGTTGGTGAATCGTTGCAGGTGTTGCTTTCTTGAAGAATGCTGCTGAAGGATCATACGATGCAGTTATTGTTGACTCTTCAGATCCAATCGGTAACTACTACAATCAGATGTCATCAGATGTCATCAGAAACAACATTATTCCTTACTGTTATGTTGAACAATACTAAAAAGCAGCCTTTACTTATTGTCTGTCAGGTCCTGCAAAGGAGCTGTTTGAGAAACCCTTCTTCCAATCTGTGGCTAGAGCTCTTCGTCCTGGTGGAGTTGTGTGCACTCAAGCTGAAAGCTTGTGGCTTCACATGGACATCATCGAAGACATTGTTTCCAACTGCCGTGAGATCTTCAAGGGTTCTGTGAACTATGCTTGGACCAGCGTTCCAACATACCCCAGGCATGTTTAATGACCTTTAACATCAATCTCTCTCCTTTTTGGGTGATTATAACTTAACCTGAATCacacttttcttattttcagtGGGGTCATTGGATTTATGCTTTGTTCAACTGAAGGACCTGATGTTGACTTCAAACACCCACTGAACCCAATTGACGAGAGCTCCAGCAAATCAAATGGACCTTTGAAGTTTTACAATGCCGAGGTAAGATAAAAATCTCTCAGTATACCATTTCATGCGGTCTACACACTCGAATCA
This sequence is a window from Arabidopsis thaliana chromosome 1 sequence. Protein-coding genes within it:
- the SPDS1 gene encoding spermidine synthase (spermidine synthase 1 (SPDS1); FUNCTIONS IN: spermidine synthase activity; INVOLVED IN: spermidine biosynthetic process; LOCATED IN: cellular_component unknown; EXPRESSED IN: 25 plant structures; EXPRESSED DURING: 15 growth stages; CONTAINS InterPro DOMAIN/s: Spermine synthase (InterPro:IPR001045); BEST Arabidopsis thaliana protein match is: spermidine synthase 2 (TAIR:AT1G70310.1); Has 5225 Blast hits to 5225 proteins in 1497 species: Archae - 169; Bacteria - 2879; Metazoa - 350; Fungi - 195; Plants - 413; Viruses - 0; Other Eukaryotes - 1219 (source: NCBI BLink).), yielding MIFSVVRSSLPYIFRFTSHQNHHLSQTLVPPLSHFSEIFTRAITMDAKETSATDLKRPREEDDNGGAATMETENGDQKKEPACFSTVIPGWFSEMSPMWPGEAHSLKVEKVLFQGKSDYQDVIVFQSATYGKVLVLDGVIQLTERDECAYQEMITHLPLCSIPNPKKVLVIGGGDGGVLREVARHASIEQIDMCEIDKMVVDVSKQFFPDVAIGYEDPRVNLVIGDGVAFLKNAAEGSYDAVIVDSSDPIGPAKELFEKPFFQSVARALRPGGVVCTQAESLWLHMDIIEDIVSNCREIFKGSVNYAWTSVPTYPRHWGHWIYALFN
- the SPDS1 gene encoding spermidine synthase (spermidine synthase 1 (SPDS1); FUNCTIONS IN: spermidine synthase activity; INVOLVED IN: spermidine biosynthetic process; LOCATED IN: cellular_component unknown; EXPRESSED IN: 25 plant structures; EXPRESSED DURING: 15 growth stages; CONTAINS InterPro DOMAIN/s: Spermine synthase (InterPro:IPR001045); BEST Arabidopsis thaliana protein match is: spermidine synthase 2 (TAIR:AT1G70310.1); Has 5258 Blast hits to 5255 proteins in 1502 species: Archae - 169; Bacteria - 2896; Metazoa - 353; Fungi - 199; Plants - 416; Viruses - 0; Other Eukaryotes - 1225 (source: NCBI BLink).) — translated: MDAKETSATDLKRPREEDDNGGAATMETENGDQKKEPACFSTVIPGWFSEMSPMWPGEAHSLKVEKVLFQGKSDYQDVIVFQSATYGKVLVLDGVIQLTERDECAYQEMITHLPLCSIPNPKKVLVIGGGDGGVLREVARHASIEQIDMCEIDKMVVDVSKQFFPDVAIGYEDPRVNLVIGDGVAFLKNAAEGSYDAVIVDSSDPIGPAKELFEKPFFQSVARALRPGGVVCTQAESLWLHMDIIEDIVSNCREIFKGSVNYAWTSVPTYPSGVIGFMLCSTEGPDVDFKHPLNPIDESSSKSNGPLKFYNAEIHSAAFCLPSFAKKVIESKAN
- a CDS encoding Paired amphipathic helix (PAH2) superfamily protein (Paired amphipathic helix (PAH2) superfamily protein; FUNCTIONS IN: molecular_function unknown; INVOLVED IN: regulation of transcription, DNA-dependent; LOCATED IN: nucleus; CONTAINS InterPro DOMAIN/s: Paired amphipathic helix (InterPro:IPR003822); BEST Arabidopsis thaliana protein match is: Paired amphipathic helix (PAH2) superfamily protein (TAIR:AT1G24250.1); Has 824 Blast hits to 569 proteins in 155 species: Archae - 0; Bacteria - 0; Metazoa - 300; Fungi - 147; Plants - 338; Viruses - 0; Other Eukaryotes - 39 (source: NCBI BLink).), whose translation is MAGGSKSPASSLEDGKAYVNAVKVALEEAEPAKYQEFLRLFHEVIARRMGMATFSARMQDLLKDHPSLCLGLNVMLAPEYQRAIPPEASEEFHKVVGRSVPRPEPTIDDATSYLIAVKEAFHDEPAKYEEMLKLLNDFKARRVNAASVIARVEELMKDHSNLLFGFCVFLSATTSFTTKLKAKFQGDGSQVVDSVLQIMRMYGEGNKSKHDAYQEIVALVQGHDDLVMELSQIFTDPSTRV